The proteins below are encoded in one region of Metallibacterium scheffleri:
- a CDS encoding efflux RND transporter permease subunit: protein MPKFFIDRPIFAWVIAILICLAGIASIYRLPVEAYPDIAPPSVVISASYPGASAQVVQQAVTQVIEQQLTGLDNLLYFSSSSSANGSASITVTFENGTNLDIAAVQVQNRVAVALPQLPTQVQALGVQVNKANAGFLEVVALRSSNPNIDTYALNNLVASQVLDPLERIPGIGSANQFGSEYAMRIWLNPLKLQGYDLSATDVQNAVASQNIQTAAGSLGAAPAVKGQALTVTVNGESRFSTPQQFENIILRTNSNGTTVRLKDVAKVQLAPYSYGFLSLYNGKPVAGIGLQLLPGANALQVAKAVDAKMAQLQQTFPHGVTWFKPYDSTTFVNVSIDEVVQTLFEAMVLVFLVIYLFLQNLRATLIPSLVVPVALLGTFAGLYVAGFSINILTLFAMVLAIGLVVDDAIVVVENVERHITEEGLAPREATIVAMEQITGAIIAITLVLFAVFIPAALLSGSVGVIYRQFSLTIAIAMLLSATMALSFTPALCASIIKPNQHENRLLGWFNRLFDRTQRAYITRVHQSIRHTPRWMLLYLVLILGAAWLFTRLPSSFLPEEDQGYALAIVQLPPGATIDRTIGVMNQIKNIVVKSPAVTGMMEIAGFSFVGSGENTGMGFIRLKPWGERTKADEQIGPFMAWANRALSGIKGAQIFVVNLPTIRGLSQFGGFDMELEDRAGLGHDKLMQAQGMLLARAAKTPSLMGVRPNGLPPAPQLKLTVDRVQAASMGLSVSDVYTALQLMLAPVYVNDFNYQGRVLRVLLEADAPFRMGPQDLNDFYTASSNGSMVPLSTVVHTKWELGSPALTRYNGYGSVEIVGNAAPGYSSGQAMTAMQNIVDHDLPKGIGYEWTGQSYQEVLSGQQAPVLYTLSMIVVFLALAALYESWTIPIAVLLVVPMGVLGSLLLTWLRGLPDDIYFKVGLIAIIGLSAKNAILIIQFAHELQQKGMGLIAATQEAARLRLRPILMTSIAFILGVLPLAISSGAGANSRHSIGTGVIGGMLGATIIGLLLIPVFYVVVRRLTGDKSDGTESTGDDVIRPFD from the coding sequence ATGCCCAAGTTCTTCATCGATCGCCCGATCTTCGCCTGGGTGATCGCCATCCTGATCTGCCTCGCCGGCATCGCGTCGATCTACCGCCTGCCGGTCGAGGCGTACCCCGACATCGCGCCGCCCAGCGTGGTGATCAGCGCCAGCTATCCGGGCGCCAGCGCGCAGGTCGTGCAGCAGGCGGTGACCCAGGTCATCGAGCAGCAGCTCACCGGCCTGGACAATCTGCTGTATTTCAGTTCCAGTTCCAGCGCCAACGGCAGTGCCAGCATCACCGTCACGTTCGAGAACGGCACCAACCTCGATATCGCCGCGGTGCAGGTGCAAAACCGCGTGGCCGTGGCCTTGCCGCAGCTGCCCACGCAGGTGCAGGCGCTGGGCGTGCAGGTGAACAAGGCCAATGCCGGTTTCCTCGAAGTGGTGGCGTTGCGTTCAAGCAACCCCAACATCGACACCTATGCGCTGAACAACCTGGTGGCTTCGCAGGTGCTCGATCCGCTGGAGCGCATCCCCGGCATCGGCAGCGCCAACCAGTTTGGCTCGGAATACGCGATGCGCATCTGGCTGAACCCGCTCAAGCTGCAGGGTTACGACCTGTCCGCGACGGATGTGCAAAATGCCGTCGCCAGCCAGAACATCCAGACCGCCGCCGGTTCGCTGGGCGCGGCTCCCGCGGTGAAGGGGCAGGCGCTGACGGTGACGGTGAACGGCGAGAGCCGCTTCAGCACGCCACAGCAGTTCGAGAACATCATCCTGCGCACCAACAGCAACGGCACCACGGTGCGGCTCAAGGATGTCGCGAAAGTGCAGTTGGCGCCCTACAGCTACGGCTTCCTGAGCCTGTACAACGGCAAGCCGGTGGCCGGCATCGGCCTGCAGCTGTTGCCCGGCGCCAACGCGCTGCAGGTGGCCAAGGCCGTCGATGCCAAGATGGCGCAGCTGCAGCAGACCTTCCCGCACGGCGTCACCTGGTTCAAGCCCTACGACAGCACGACCTTCGTCAATGTTTCGATCGACGAAGTGGTGCAAACGCTGTTCGAGGCGATGGTGCTGGTGTTCCTGGTGATCTATCTGTTTTTGCAGAACCTGCGCGCCACGCTGATTCCCTCGCTGGTCGTGCCGGTGGCGCTGCTGGGCACCTTCGCCGGGCTGTATGTCGCCGGTTTCTCGATCAACATCCTCACCCTGTTCGCGATGGTGCTGGCCATCGGACTGGTGGTGGACGATGCCATCGTGGTGGTGGAAAACGTCGAGCGGCATATCACCGAGGAAGGTCTTGCCCCGCGCGAGGCCACGATCGTGGCCATGGAGCAGATCACCGGCGCGATCATCGCCATCACCCTGGTGCTGTTCGCGGTATTCATCCCCGCCGCCCTGCTCAGCGGCAGCGTGGGCGTGATCTACCGGCAGTTCTCGCTGACCATCGCCATCGCCATGCTGCTGTCCGCCACCATGGCGCTGAGCTTCACGCCGGCGCTGTGCGCCAGCATCATCAAACCCAACCAGCACGAGAACCGTTTGCTGGGCTGGTTCAACCGTTTGTTCGATCGTACCCAGCGCGCCTACATCACGCGTGTGCACCAGTCCATTCGGCATACCCCGCGCTGGATGCTGCTGTATCTGGTGCTGATCCTCGGCGCTGCGTGGCTGTTCACGCGGCTGCCATCGAGCTTCCTGCCCGAGGAGGATCAGGGCTACGCACTGGCCATCGTGCAGTTGCCGCCGGGCGCCACCATCGATCGCACCATCGGCGTGATGAACCAGATCAAGAACATCGTGGTCAAGAGTCCGGCGGTAACCGGCATGATGGAAATTGCCGGGTTCAGCTTCGTCGGCTCGGGCGAGAACACCGGCATGGGCTTCATCCGCCTCAAGCCGTGGGGCGAGCGCACCAAGGCGGACGAACAGATCGGCCCCTTCATGGCCTGGGCCAATCGCGCGTTGAGCGGTATCAAGGGCGCGCAGATCTTCGTGGTGAATCTGCCCACCATCCGCGGACTCAGCCAGTTCGGCGGCTTCGACATGGAGCTGGAAGATCGCGCCGGACTCGGCCATGACAAGCTGATGCAGGCGCAAGGCATGCTGCTGGCCAGGGCGGCCAAGACGCCATCGCTGATGGGCGTGCGCCCCAATGGTCTGCCCCCCGCGCCGCAATTGAAGCTGACCGTGGATCGCGTGCAGGCGGCCTCGATGGGACTTTCGGTCAGCGATGTTTATACCGCGCTGCAGTTGATGCTGGCGCCGGTTTACGTCAACGATTTCAACTACCAGGGCCGCGTGTTGCGCGTGTTGCTGGAAGCCGACGCGCCATTCCGCATGGGCCCGCAGGACCTCAACGACTTCTACACCGCCAGCAGCAACGGCAGCATGGTGCCCCTGTCCACCGTGGTGCACACCAAGTGGGAATTGGGCTCGCCTGCGCTGACCCGTTACAACGGCTACGGCTCGGTGGAAATCGTCGGCAATGCCGCGCCCGGCTACAGCTCGGGCCAGGCCATGACGGCGATGCAGAACATCGTCGACCATGATTTGCCCAAGGGCATCGGGTATGAATGGACCGGGCAGTCCTACCAGGAAGTCTTGTCCGGACAACAGGCACCCGTCCTCTACACCCTGTCGATGATCGTGGTGTTCCTCGCACTGGCAGCCTTGTACGAAAGCTGGACGATTCCCATCGCGGTGTTGCTGGTAGTGCCCATGGGCGTGCTCGGATCCCTGCTGCTGACTTGGCTGCGCGGCCTGCCCGATGACATCTACTTCAAGGTGGGACTGATCGCGATCATCGGCCTGTCGGCCAAGAACGCGATCCTGATCATCCAGTTCGCGCACGAGCTTCAGCAAAAGGGCATGGGCCTGATCGCAGCCACCCAGGAGGCCGCGCGCCTGCGCTTGCGCCCGATCCTGATGACCTCGATCGCCTTCATCCTCGGCGTGCTGCCGCTGGCGATCAGCAGTGGCGCCGGCGCCAACAGCCGCCACTCGATCGGCACCGGCGTCATCGGCGGCATGCTCGGCGCCACCATCATCGGCCTGCTGCTGATTCCAGTGTTCTACGTGGTCGTGCGCCGCCTCACCGGCGACAAGAGTGATGGCACCGAATCCACCGGCGACGACGTGATCCGGCCATTCGACTGA
- a CDS encoding acyl-CoA dehydrogenase family protein: MDFSFTDDQLSIQSMARDFARKRIAPVAAELDQKGEFPLDNIREMGQLGLMGIEVPEQYGGAGMDSISYVLAMIEIAAADCAHSTIMSVNNTLYCNGLLKFASEEQKQKYVRPIASGQAIGAFALTEPQSGSDATAMRCRAVKQGDGSYVVNGKKSWITSGPVARYILLFAMTDPDKHARGISAFMIDTARAGFHRGKTEPKLGIRASATCEIEFEDYHVPAADVIGEEGHGFRIAMGVLDAGRIGIASQAVGLARAAYEATLDYARERKAFGQAIGSFQMIQAKIADMKCKLEAAYWLTLRAAFAKQQAEQGAAGGRFSTEAAVAKLTASEAAMWITHQAVQVHGGMGYSKEMPLERYFRDAKITEIYEGTSEIQRLVIARNETGLR, translated from the coding sequence ATGGATTTCAGCTTCACCGACGACCAGCTCTCGATCCAGTCAATGGCGCGCGATTTCGCCCGCAAGCGCATCGCGCCGGTGGCCGCGGAACTGGACCAGAAAGGCGAGTTCCCGCTGGACAACATCCGCGAGATGGGCCAGCTTGGCCTGATGGGCATCGAGGTGCCCGAGCAGTATGGCGGTGCCGGCATGGATTCGATTTCCTACGTGCTGGCAATGATCGAGATCGCCGCCGCCGACTGCGCGCACTCCACCATCATGTCGGTGAACAACACGCTGTACTGCAACGGCCTGCTGAAATTCGCCAGCGAGGAACAGAAGCAGAAGTACGTGCGTCCCATCGCCAGCGGCCAAGCCATTGGCGCGTTCGCGCTGACCGAGCCGCAGTCCGGCTCCGACGCGACGGCCATGCGCTGTCGCGCGGTCAAGCAAGGCGATGGCAGCTATGTCGTCAACGGCAAGAAGAGCTGGATCACCTCGGGTCCCGTGGCCAGGTACATCCTGCTGTTCGCGATGACCGATCCCGACAAACACGCGCGCGGCATCAGCGCGTTCATGATCGACACCGCGCGCGCGGGTTTTCACCGCGGCAAGACCGAGCCCAAGCTGGGTATCCGCGCCTCGGCCACCTGCGAGATCGAGTTCGAGGATTACCACGTGCCGGCCGCTGACGTGATCGGCGAGGAAGGCCACGGTTTCAGGATCGCCATGGGCGTGCTCGACGCCGGGCGCATCGGCATCGCCTCGCAGGCGGTGGGCCTGGCGCGTGCCGCCTACGAGGCCACGCTGGATTACGCACGCGAACGCAAGGCTTTCGGCCAGGCCATCGGCAGCTTCCAGATGATCCAGGCCAAAATCGCCGACATGAAGTGCAAACTCGAGGCCGCCTACTGGCTGACGCTGCGCGCGGCTTTCGCCAAGCAGCAGGCGGAGCAGGGCGCCGCGGGCGGGCGCTTCAGCACCGAGGCCGCGGTGGCCAAGTTGACCGCATCGGAGGCGGCGATGTGGATCACCCACCAGGCCGTGCAAGTGCACGGCGGCATGGGCTACTCGAAGGAGATGCCGCTGGAGCGCTATTTCCGCGACGCCAAGATCACCGAGATCTACGAGGGCACCAGCGAGATCCAGCGCCTGGTGATCGCGCGCAACGAGACCGGACTGCGCTGA
- a CDS encoding YeiH family protein — translation MSNPQPEHIDPVEDVIEHILPADDIELTAPEPLAPHPLVALAPGLGLVLVMALIAWWLGHLAPLVGGPVIGIVLGIIVRNLRAPGAVFHTGIRFAARQVLQWSVVVLGFGLSLGTVAHTGMASLSVTLVTMTAAFLTAWGLGKLLGVSGNLKTLIGVGTAICGGSAIAAVTPIVRADEHETAFAISTIFLFNLVAVLLFPFLGHLMHLSDFGFGMWAGTAINDTSSVVAAAYSYSHAAGDYATIVKLTRSTLIIPVCLVLAVIEAWRQKQSGAQGFSLARIFPWFIVWFLVASGVRTAGLIPNDWQPYVAELATFMIVMALTSIGLSADLRRMAATGARPILLGTGVWAAVAISSLLVQHALGQI, via the coding sequence ATGTCAAACCCCCAGCCCGAGCATATCGATCCGGTCGAGGACGTGATCGAGCACATTCTCCCGGCCGACGACATCGAGCTCACCGCGCCCGAGCCATTGGCGCCGCATCCGCTGGTCGCGCTGGCGCCAGGCCTCGGTCTGGTGTTGGTGATGGCGCTGATCGCCTGGTGGCTGGGACATCTGGCGCCGCTGGTCGGCGGCCCGGTGATCGGCATCGTGCTGGGCATCATCGTGCGCAACCTGCGCGCGCCGGGCGCGGTGTTCCACACCGGCATACGCTTCGCCGCGCGCCAGGTGTTGCAGTGGTCGGTGGTGGTGCTGGGCTTCGGCCTCAGCCTGGGCACGGTGGCGCACACCGGGATGGCCTCGCTGTCGGTCACGCTGGTCACCATGACCGCGGCATTTCTGACCGCGTGGGGCCTCGGCAAACTGTTGGGCGTGTCGGGCAATCTGAAGACGCTGATCGGTGTCGGCACCGCGATTTGCGGCGGCTCGGCGATCGCCGCGGTCACCCCGATCGTGCGTGCCGACGAACACGAAACCGCGTTCGCCATCTCCACGATCTTCCTGTTCAACCTGGTCGCGGTGCTGCTGTTCCCGTTCCTCGGCCACCTGATGCATCTGTCCGATTTCGGCTTCGGCATGTGGGCCGGCACGGCGATCAACGACACCTCCTCGGTGGTCGCGGCGGCGTACAGCTACTCGCACGCGGCAGGGGACTACGCGACCATCGTCAAGCTGACGCGCTCGACGCTGATCATTCCGGTGTGCCTGGTCCTGGCCGTGATCGAGGCCTGGCGGCAGAAGCAGAGCGGCGCGCAGGGTTTCAGCCTGGCGCGCATCTTCCCGTGGTTCATCGTGTGGTTTCTGGTGGCATCCGGCGTGCGCACGGCGGGGCTGATCCCCAACGACTGGCAGCCCTATGTGGCCGAACTGGCGACCTTCATGATCGTCATGGCGCTGACCTCGATCGGCCTGTCCGCCGATCTGCGCCGCATGGCCGCCACCGGCGCCAGGCCCATCCTGCTGGGCACCGGCGTGTGGGCCGCGGTGGCGATCAGCAGCCTCCTGGTGCAGCACGCGCTGGGGCAAATCTAA
- a CDS encoding efflux RND transporter periplasmic adaptor subunit, with amino-acid sequence MKLTTARLAAPLAAIVLLAACSKGPAPTPPPPQVDVITAKAVDLPVVQTMVGRLAPTLTAQVNARVTGNVLSKDYQEGGEVKAGQLLFQIDPAPLKAALDAQLAALAQARASATNAELIAARDKTLVGRGLIARQTYDTDAATARTTAAAVRQAEANVEAARLNLSYARVTAPISGRAGIANVTVGALVSATSATPMTTIERLDPIYALFSAPYAQVAPLQQAEASGAFKTPGDAPSVHIILPDGSTYAETGRLDFTDMAVDPQTGAVQLRAIFPNPQRLLLPGLFVTVKLSAGVMHNVFLIPQAAVQRDPQGAYVFVVGAGDKVAQRPVTLGEMHGTDWVVTHGLATGERVIVNGIQKVHPGGIAIVAAPQAGAAPGTAR; translated from the coding sequence ATGAAGCTCACCACTGCGCGCCTTGCCGCGCCACTGGCCGCCATCGTTCTGCTTGCTGCCTGCAGCAAGGGCCCTGCCCCGACCCCACCGCCACCGCAAGTGGATGTGATCACCGCCAAGGCGGTCGATCTGCCTGTCGTGCAGACCATGGTCGGGCGCCTCGCACCCACGCTCACCGCCCAGGTCAACGCGCGCGTGACCGGCAATGTGCTGAGCAAGGATTACCAGGAAGGCGGCGAGGTCAAGGCCGGCCAGTTGCTGTTCCAGATCGATCCGGCGCCGCTCAAGGCCGCGCTTGATGCGCAACTCGCCGCGCTGGCTCAGGCGCGCGCCAGCGCCACCAACGCGGAGTTGATCGCCGCGCGCGACAAGACCCTGGTGGGCCGCGGCCTGATCGCCAGACAGACCTATGACACCGACGCGGCCACGGCACGCACCACGGCCGCCGCGGTGCGGCAGGCCGAAGCCAACGTCGAGGCCGCGCGACTGAATCTGTCCTACGCCCGCGTCACCGCGCCCATCAGCGGCCGCGCCGGCATCGCCAACGTCACCGTCGGCGCGCTGGTCAGCGCCACCTCGGCCACGCCGATGACCACGATCGAGCGCCTCGATCCGATCTATGCCTTGTTCAGCGCCCCCTATGCGCAGGTCGCGCCCTTGCAGCAGGCCGAAGCCTCCGGTGCGTTCAAGACACCTGGCGACGCGCCCAGCGTGCATATCATCCTGCCGGATGGCAGTACCTATGCCGAGACGGGTCGGCTCGATTTCACCGACATGGCGGTCGACCCGCAGACCGGCGCGGTGCAGTTGCGCGCGATTTTCCCCAACCCGCAACGCCTGCTGCTGCCAGGTCTGTTCGTGACCGTCAAGCTCAGCGCCGGGGTCATGCACAACGTGTTTCTGATTCCGCAGGCGGCGGTGCAGCGTGACCCGCAGGGCGCTTACGTGTTCGTGGTGGGTGCCGGCGACAAGGTCGCGCAGCGCCCGGTCACCCTGGGCGAGATGCACGGTACCGACTGGGTGGTGACCCACGGCTTGGCCACCGGGGAGCGCGTGATCGTCAACGGCATCCAGAAGGTGCATCCGGGCGGCATCGCCATCGTGGCAGCGCCGCAAGCCGGGGCTGCACCCGGCACGGCGCGCTGA
- a CDS encoding PHB depolymerase family esterase, translating into MRACCCLLLCLLAVLGTARAAGVTPADFLAARAPGVSGLPYRIYVPMPLPAHTRLPLIVFLHGSDQAGADNLAQIKYDANGALELLDNAIAAHIPVLFAAPQSPTETWNPRQVMGVIRAIEARWPVDRGRVYLTGLSSGASGAWATAKAYPHAFAALVPMTGATELKGLARIARIPEWIFAAADDNDTNVVTGYGGAMLGSRPVVAALRAAGGRPCYTEYRHGPWPAPHVIWPEAYDTPALLDWLLAQRRGKPSPQPCPPDAHSR; encoded by the coding sequence ATGCGCGCTTGCTGCTGCTTGCTGCTGTGCCTGCTTGCCGTCCTGGGCACAGCGCGTGCGGCGGGCGTGACGCCGGCGGATTTCCTTGCCGCGCGCGCGCCCGGTGTATCGGGTTTGCCGTATCGCATCTATGTGCCCATGCCACTGCCGGCGCACACGCGCCTGCCGCTGATCGTGTTTCTGCACGGCTCGGATCAGGCCGGCGCTGACAACCTGGCGCAGATCAAATACGACGCCAATGGCGCGCTGGAGCTGCTCGACAACGCCATCGCCGCGCATATCCCGGTCCTGTTCGCGGCACCGCAATCGCCGACGGAAACTTGGAATCCGCGCCAGGTGATGGGTGTGATCCGCGCGATCGAGGCGCGCTGGCCGGTGGACCGCGGGCGCGTGTATCTGACCGGGTTGTCGTCCGGCGCCAGCGGCGCATGGGCCACGGCCAAGGCCTATCCGCACGCATTCGCGGCGCTGGTGCCGATGACCGGCGCCACCGAATTGAAAGGCCTGGCACGCATCGCGCGGATCCCCGAATGGATATTCGCCGCGGCCGATGACAACGACACCAATGTGGTCACCGGCTACGGCGGGGCCATGCTCGGCTCGCGCCCAGTGGTGGCGGCGTTGCGCGCGGCCGGCGGCAGGCCGTGCTACACCGAGTACCGTCACGGCCCGTGGCCGGCGCCGCACGTGATCTGGCCCGAGGCTTACGACACGCCGGCCTTGCTCGATTGGCTGCTGGCGCAGCGCCGTGGCAAGCCGTCGCCGCAGCCGTGCCCGCCTGACGCGCACTCGCGTTGA
- a CDS encoding ArsR/SmtB family transcription factor: protein MDLQHASLLLRLLADPTRMRLLALLEQEELTVAEIAAALRLAQPRVSTHLAKLREAGLVRDRRAGVSVYYRADSGHAPQRDALLAGLREGLDDSLLAGDRERLPRVLAERTGTSGWADSVAGDMERHYSPGRTWETLARALLQLLDTGAVLDIASGDGVLAELLAPHAQRIVCVDVSPRVVAAAQARLQPHANVEVRQGDMHALDLPAASFDLVSMLHALTYSAHPARAVAEAARLLRPGGRLLLTTLARHEHRAAVAPFGHCNLGFRREDLLGYARRAGLAVQSCQIISRERRAPHFEVLSLLARKPA from the coding sequence GTGGACCTTCAACACGCTTCGCTGCTGCTGCGCCTGCTCGCCGATCCCACCCGCATGCGCCTGCTGGCGCTGCTGGAACAAGAGGAATTGACCGTCGCCGAGATCGCCGCGGCGCTGCGTCTGGCGCAACCGCGCGTATCCACGCACCTGGCCAAATTGCGCGAAGCCGGGCTGGTGCGCGACCGTCGCGCCGGGGTGTCGGTGTATTACCGTGCCGACAGCGGCCACGCGCCGCAACGTGATGCGCTGCTGGCCGGCCTGCGCGAAGGGCTCGACGACAGCCTGCTGGCCGGTGATCGCGAGCGCCTGCCGCGGGTACTGGCCGAACGCACCGGCACCAGCGGCTGGGCCGACAGCGTGGCCGGCGACATGGAGCGCCATTACTCACCTGGGCGCACCTGGGAAACCCTGGCGCGCGCACTGCTGCAACTGCTGGATACCGGTGCGGTACTCGACATCGCCTCCGGCGACGGCGTGCTGGCCGAATTGCTCGCGCCGCACGCGCAACGCATCGTCTGCGTGGATGTCAGCCCGCGCGTGGTCGCGGCCGCGCAGGCGCGGTTACAGCCCCACGCCAACGTCGAGGTGCGTCAGGGCGACATGCACGCGCTGGATTTGCCCGCGGCCAGCTTCGACCTGGTGTCGATGCTGCATGCGTTGACCTACAGCGCGCATCCCGCGCGCGCCGTGGCCGAGGCCGCACGCTTGCTGCGTCCCGGCGGCCGCCTGCTGCTGACCACGCTGGCGCGACATGAACACCGGGCCGCCGTGGCGCCATTCGGACACTGCAACCTCGGCTTCCGCCGCGAGGATCTGCTCGGCTACGCGCGCCGCGCCGGACTGGCCGTGCAATCCTGCCAGATCATCAGCCGCGAGCGCCGCGCGCCGCATTTCGAAGTCCTCAGCCTGCTCGCCCGCAAACCCGCATGA